A window of Numenius arquata chromosome 6, bNumArq3.hap1.1, whole genome shotgun sequence contains these coding sequences:
- the NAT10 gene encoding RNA cytidine acetyltransferase, whose amino-acid sequence MRLRRAGERRGQPRGPAVVRGARALSRAAPTWCGRETPALSLPPEGAALLRAGGRGDGSPCGGSPQSGSRVWGTRSQRPAAMQRRKVDNRIRVLIENGVAERQRALFVVVGDRGKDQVVILHHMLSKATVKARPSVLWCYKKELGFSSHRKKRMRQLQKKIKSGTLNIKDDDPFELFIAATNIRYCYYNETHKILGNTFGMCVLQDFEALTPNLLARTVETVEGGGIVVILLRTMNSLKQLYTMTMDVHSRYRTEAHQDVVGRFNERFILSLASCKNCMVIDDQLNILPISSHIANITPVPPQSQEDRLQPQDLELKELKESLQDTQPVGVLVDGCKTLDQAKAVLKFIEAISEKTLRSTVALTAARGRGKSAALGLAIAGAVAFGYSNIFVTSPSPDNLHTLFEFIFKGFDALQYQEHLDYEIVQSLNPEFNKAVVRVNVFKEHRQTIQYIHPADSVKLGQAELVVIDEAAAIPLPLVKNLLGPYLVFMASTINGYEGTGRSLSLKLIQQLRQQSAQTQVTMTAENKSTATAKLASARTLHEVSLHESIRYAPGDPVEKWLNDLLCLDCLSITRIISGCPLPETCDLYYVNRDTLFCYHRASEVFLQRLMALYVASHYKNSPNDLQMLSDAPAHHLFCLLPPVPPTQNSLPEVLAVVQVCMEGEISRQSIMNSLSRGKKASGDLIPWTISEQFQDPDFGGLSGGRIVRIAVHPDYQGMGYGSRALTLLQMYYEGKFPCLDEKTIQKPKEIATVSSETVSLLEEVVTPRKDLPPLLLKLSERQAENLDYLGVSYGLTPRLLKFWKRAGFVPVYLRQTPNDLTGEHSCIMLKMLNEEDTEQEPWLTAFWKDFRRRFLSLLSYQFSTFSPSLALNILQNKNIKQQPQPPISRAELESLFIPYDLKRLEMYSRNMVDYHLIMDMVPTIARMFFLNQMGDISLSAAQSALFLGIGLQHKSLDQLEKEVELPSSQLMGLFNRIIRKVVQLFNTVQEKAVEEQMVATKDIVMEPTLKSLNDDLEEAAKEFQEKHKQEVGKLKEMDLTQYIIRGDDEEWNEVLSKAGQNASVVSLKSEKKRKLETARGPKQQKKFKKTKDIKQKWKK is encoded by the exons atgcgtTTACGGCGCGCAGGCGAACGGCGGGGGCAGCCTCGGGGTCCTGCTGTGGTACGCGGCGCGCGCGCCCTGTCCCGCGCCGCTCCCACGTGGTGCGGCCGCGAGACGCCGGCCCTGTCGCTGCCGCCTGAGGGGGCGGCTCTCCtcagggcgggcgggcggggggacgGGTCTCCCTGCGGCGGCTCTCCTCAGAGCGGCAGTCGGGTCTGGGGGACAAGGTCCCAGCGCCCCGCAGCCATGCAGCGCCGGAAAGTGGACAACCGCATTCGGGTGCTGATCGAGAATGGGGTGGCGGAGCGGCAGCGGGCCCTCTTCGTGGTGGTCGGAGACCGCGGCAAGGACCAG GTGGTTATacttcatcacatgttgtctaaAGCAACCGTAAAGGCTAGACCCTCGGTCCTGTGGTGTTACAAAAAGGAGCTGGGCTTTAGCAG CCACCGGAAGAAAAGGATGAGACAACTACAGAAGAAGATTAAAAGTGGAACTTTAAACATAAAGGATGATGATCCTTTTGAGTTATTTATAGCAGCCACAAACATTCGCTACTGCTATTACAATGAAACTCATAAGATTCTTGGTAACACTTTCGGCATGTGTGTACTTCAG GATTTTGAAGCCTTGACTCCAAACCTGCTAGCTAGAACTGTTGAAACAGTAGAAGGTGGTGGAATTGTGGTGATTCTCCTGAGAACTATGAACTCACTGAAGCAGCTGTATACAATGACCATG GATGTACACTCTCGATATAGAACAGAGGCGCACCAGGATGTGGTAGGACGGTTTAATGAGAG GTTCATTCTGTCTCTGGCCTCATGCAAGAATTGCATGGTGATTGATGATCAGCTGAATATCCTGCCCATCTCCAGTCACATTGCAAACATCACACCAGTTCCACCACAGTCGCAG GAAGATCGCCTCCAGCCACAGGACCTGGAGCTGAAAGAACTGAAGGAGAGCTTGCAGGATACTCAGCCTGTCGGAGTTTTGGTGGACGGCTGTAAAACCCTGGATCAG GCAAAAGCAGTCTTAAAATTTATTGAAGCCATTTCTGAGAAGACTCTACGGAGCACTGTGGCATTAACAGCAGCCAGAGGACGTGGTAAATCTGCTGCTTTAGGACTGGCTATTGCTGGAGCAGTAGCGTTTGG ttACTCCAATATCTTTGTCACATCTCCAAGCCCTGATAACCTTCACACTCTCTTTGAGTTCATATTTAAAGGCTTTGATGCGCTGCAGTATCAG gAACATCTGGATTATGAGATAGTCCAGTCTTTAAATCCAGAGTTTAACAAGGCTGTTGTCAGAGTGAATGTGTTCAAGGAGCACAGACAAACCATTCAG TACATACATCCTGCTGATTCTGTGAAACTGGGGCAAGCTGAACTTGTTGTGATTGATGAAGCTGCTGCCATTCCTCTGCCCCTGGTGAAAAACCTGCTAGGCCCTTACCTTGTTTTCATGGCTTCTACAATCAACGG gTATGAGGGTACCGGTCGATCACTATCGCTGAAGCTCATTCAGCAGCTCCGTCAACAGAGTGCACAAACCCAAGTCACCATGACAGCAGAGAACAAATCTACAGCTACAGCTAAACTGGCCTCAG CTCGTACATTGCATGAAGTCTCCCTCCATGAGTCAATCAGATATGCCCCTGGTGACCCCGTTGAAAAGTGGCTAAATGATCTACTGTGTTTGGACTGTCTCAGCATCACCAGAATTATCTCTGGCTGCCCGCTGCCAGAAACCTGTGACCT ATACTACGTAAATAGAGACACACTTTTTTGTTACCACAGAGCATCGGAAGTTTTTCTGCAGAGACTGATGGCCCTCTATGTGGCTTCACACTACAAG AACTCGCCCAATGACCTCCAGATGCTCTCTGATGCACCTGCCCATcatcttttttgccttttgcccCCTGTTCCACCTACCCAGAACTCATTACCGGAAGTACTTGCTGTGGTTCAG GTATGCATGGAGGGAGAGATCTCTCGCCAGTCTATCATGAACAGCCTTTCCAGGGGAAAGAAAGCTTCTGGTGATCTTATTCCCTGGACCATTTCAGAGCAG TTCCAAGATCCGGACTTTGGGGGGCTCTCTGGTGGACGTATTGTTCGTATTGCAGTTCATCCGGATTATCAGGGG ATGGGCTACGGCAGCAGAGCTCTGACTTTACTGCAGATGTACTATGAAGGCAAATTTCCATGTTTGGATGAAAAAACAAttcaaaaaccaaaagaaattgcAACTGTGAGCAGTGAG ACTGTTAGTTTATTAGAAGAGGTTGTGACACCTCGGAAGGACTTGCCTCCTTTACTTCTCAAACTGAGCGAGAGACAAGCCGAAAACCTGGACTATCTCGGGGTATCTTATGGCCTAACACCAAGATTACTCAA gtTTTGGAAACGTGCTGGATTTGTGCCAGTTTATCTAAGGCAGACACCA AATGACCTGACTGGTGAGCATTCGTGCATCATGCTGAAGATGCTGAACGAAGAGGACACTGAACAAGAGCCTTGGCTTACTGCCTTCTGGAAAG ATTTTAGGAGGCGGttcctttctctgctctcctACCAGTTCAGCACGTTCTCTCCCTCGTTGGCATTGAATAttttacagaacaaaaatatcaaaCAGCAGCCACAACCAC CCATCAGCCGTGCTGAATTAGAATCGCTTTTCATCCCGTATGACCTGAAGAGGTTAGAGATGTACTCTCGCAACATGGTGGACTATCATCTCATCATGGATATGGTACCTACCATCGCCAGGATGTTTTTTCTCAACCAGATGGGTgatatctctctctctgctgcGCAGTCG GCCCTTTTTCTAGGGATTGGCCTACAGCATAAATCTCTGGACCAACTGGAGAAGGAGGTGGAACTGCCCAGCTCTCAGTTGATGGGCCTCTTCAACAGAATCATCCGCAAAGTAGTTCAG TTGTTCAACACAGTCCAGGAAAAAGCTGTGGAGGAGCAGATGGTGGCAACAAAGGATATTGTAATGGAGCCAACGCTGAAATCTTTAAATGACGATTTG GAAGAAGCTGCAAAGGAATTCCAAGAGAAACACAAGCAAGAAGTGGGGAAGCTGAAGGAAATGGACCTTACACA ATACATTATCCGGGGTGACGACGAAGAATGGAATGAGGTGCTGAGCAAAGCAGGACAGAACGCTTCCGTCGTCAGTTTGAAAAG